The nucleotide window TTGGTGAGGTACTGCTGGGCCAGCTCGGCCTGGCGTCCCCAGAGGGTGATGTCCACGTAGGTGGTTTCTTCCTGGCGCTGGTTCTGTTCGTTGGTCCAGACCCGGTTGATCGCCAGGGCGATGTCCGCCACGGCGGTGCCCTTCGGCGTGTAGCGGAGCTCCGGATCGCGGGTCAGATTCCCCAGCAGGAGAACTTTGTTCAAATTGGCCATGTGAGCGTAAACCTACGGAGAAAATCCGGGTTGCAGCAAGACGGATCATCGCTCCGAAGAGCGAAGCCGGATCAAGCGACGCGCTGGTAGTGCTGGACGTGCACCTTGGAGTTCAGCGTGAGGCGGGCCTGGATCTTGGAGATGGCGGCCGGCTCGGCGGTGAAGACGTAGGTCACGTAGTGGCCGGCATCGAGATGCTTGGACTCGTAGGCGAACTTGCGGCGGCCGATCTGCTTGATCTCGCCGACCTTGGCGCCTTCGGTTTCGAGTTCCTTGGCGACGCTGGCGACGGTTTCATCGACGCTGCCTTCGACACCCTTGGTGTTGAGGATGATCAGGCCTTCGTATTTGCGGCTCATGGTGATGGAGGTGTGTTGGAGCGGGTGTTGAAGCGGTTCGCCGCTGAGGCGACGCCTTGGGAGCGCGCAACCTGTACGGCCTCAACGGCGGAATCAAGCGTGTTTTCCAGAAGCGGCCGCTCTTCCAGCCGGAAATTCCCCAACACGTGTCCGACCATCTCCCCCTGCTCGCTGCCGCCGATGCCGAATTTCAGCCGCGGGAACGCGTCCGTGCCCAGTTGCTGGATCAGCGAGCGGATGCCGTTGTGGCCGCCGTGGGAGCCCTTTTCGCGAAAACGCAGGGTGCCCAGCGGGATCGCGGCATCGTCATAGACCACCAGGATGCGATCCGGCGTCCACTTGTGGAAAGCCAGGATCTGTTGCACCGGCCGGCCGCTGAGGTTCATGAAGGACTGCGGCTTCAGCAGCAGGGTGCCGTCCGGGAGCTTTGCCAGATGGCTCTGCCACTTCGGCTTGCTTTCGAAGGCAACGCCGGATTTCGCCGCCAGGCGGTCCAATACCATGAAGCCGACATTGTGCCGGGTGCCTTCATACTGCCGCCCGGGGTTGCCGAGGCCTACGATGAGGGTGAAGGGGTCCAAATGGAGAAAAACGGGAATAGAGGTTCAGCCGCAAAAAGGCGCAAAGAGAACGCAAAAACAAGACCGGTCCCCCCGGTGCTGAAAACAAAAACGCCCGGACCGCGTGGGCGACCCGGGCGTTTTCGGAAAGATCAGTTGGCTCAGGCGGCCGGGGTCTCTTCGAGACCGGCACCCGGGACGCCCACGTGGGCGACGACCACATCACCACCGTGGGTGGCCTTCACGCCCTTCGGCAGGCCAAGCTCGGAGATGTGGAGGGAAGCGCCGACTCCGAGAGCGGTCACGTCCACCTCGATGGTGTCCGGGAGGTCGTTCGGCAGGCAGACGATTTCGAGGGTGTGGATGTACTGCTCCACCACGCCACCGGCCTTCACGCCAGCCGGCTCACCATTGAGGTGCACCGGGATGTGGGCGGTGATTTCGGTCTTCTCGTCGATGGCGAGGAAGTCAGCGTGCAGGGCGGCGCCGGAGATGGCGTCGTGCTGGATCGACTGGAGGAAAGCGAGGCGGACACCCTGACCCTCGACATCGAGGTTGATCAGGATGTTGTCCGAGGTGCTGTGGGCGAGAAGCTCGGCAAAGGTCTTTGCGTCGACCTTGAGGTTCACGTTCTCGGTGTTGCGTCCGTAGATGACGGACGGCAGCCAGCCCTCTTTGCGCATCTGGTTGAGACGGCCGGAGCCGGTGCGCGCGCGCGGGGCGGCTTTGAGTGTCTGCTTGGTGGCCATGACAGGAAGTGGTGGATGTTGCGGGATGCGCCGGAGGTTCCAACCCCCGGACCGGGGGGCGGTCTGTATCCGGGGATCGCGGGTTTGTCAAAATTTTGTTGCGCGAAGCAGCTTTTGATCTCTGGAGGATGGATTTTTTATTCCGGATCCGAACTGGCCGCCACCAACCGGAATTCGATCACGCCGTCCCCGGTCAACCGGGCCTCCAGCGTGCCACCGAGGAGGCCCGCCGTTTCCCGGGCCAGTGCCAGTCCCAGCCCGTGGCGGCGGCCATCGCTGCGGGCGGCATCCTTTTTCCAGAATCGCTCGAAGAGATTCGGCAGATCCACCGCGGTCAGGCCGGGAGCGGCGTTTGCAAAGCGGATGGAGAGCGCATCCGCGGTGATCCGGACCATGGAATCCACCAGGGCATGGTGGACGGCGTTTCCGATCAGGTTGGTGAAAATCAAATCCAGCAGCACGGGATCGCTTTCCCAAACCAAGCCCGCCGGAATCTCCCTTTGGCAGGTGATGCCGCGTCCTCCGGCAGCCGCGGCATGGCGCTGCCACACCACATCCACCAAAGCCGGAATCCCCACCGGCTCACGCCGCACCAGACGACCCGGCTCCTCGGAACGGGCCAATTCCAGCAACCGCAGGGCCAGTGATTCCATCCGACCGCTCACCGTCCGCACCTCCTGCCACCCGGCAGCCTGTTCGTCCGCGGTTTCCGGCGGAGCCATCAGATTCACCTCCGCCAGCGCCCGCAGTTCCGCCAGAGGGGTCCGTAATTCGTGGGCGACGTTCGCGGTGAAGCTCTTTTCCCGCTCGAACACGGCTGCGAGACGCTCCAGCAGCTCGTTCAACCGACCCGCGATCGGTTGCAGCTCGGCAGGCAGCGGCTCCACCGGGAATCGTGTGGCCAGCGAACTGGCGGTGACACCGGAAATCTCCGTCACCAGCTCATCCAGCGGCCGCAGGCCGCGCCGCACGCCCCATATCAGAAGCCCCGCCATGCCCGCAAGGGTCACTCCTCCGGCGATCCACAGCGAATTCCTTAGCTCACGCAGCGTGTGCTCCAGTGGCGTGCGCACCCGCCCCACCACCAGCAAGGCCTCCCGGCCCGGATGCCCGGACTCCTCCTCATGCTCATGCCCGGCCTCAAGACGGTAGCCGATGCAGCGCAGCTTCCGTCCATCGCCCAGCTTGGTTTCGAAATAGACCGGCTCCTTCGTGGTTCCTCCCGCCATGGGCAGGGTCTCCTTCCCCAGCGAGAGGGAGCGCCGGATCTCCTGCCCGTCCGCACGGCGCAACAGGAATACCGTATTGCCGCGGCGGACATTGAACTGCGGCATCTCATCCACGTCCGAGTCCATCTTCAGCGTCTCGCCCTTCTCCTCCACGAAGGCCTGGAGCGATTGGGCGGTGAGTCGCAGCGCCGCATCGAATTCTTCCGTCAATGCCCGCCGCATCTGCCAGTGGAAGGCGACTCCCGCCAACCCGAGAAGGACGATGCCGCCGAGCAGCAACCGCAGCGTGAGGGTTCCCTTCAGAGAGTTCATGGCGCGCTCAACACGTAGCCCAAGCCGCGGCGGGTGTGGATGAAGCCGCTGCCGATTTTACGACGCAAACCGTAGATGGCGGTGTCCACCACATTGCTCATCGGCTCCACCTTGTCATCGTAGATCTGCTCCTCGATCTCGGAACGCGGCACCACCTGGTCGCGGCGGCGCGCGAGGCACTCGAGGAGTTTCCACTCGCGGGCGGTCAACTCCACCGCAGCGCCATGAAGCGTCACGCGCCGGGCGGCGAAATCCAGCTCCAGCGGCCCCAGTGCGAGCACCGGCTGGGTCATGCCGTGGCGGCGGCGGCCGAGCGCCTCGACCCGCGCGAGCAATTCCTGCAACGCAAACGGCTTCACCAGATAATCATCCGCCCCCTCGCGCAATCCGCGCACGCGATCCTCGATCGTATCCCGGGCGGTCAACAACAGCACATGAGCCTGACCGCCGTCCTTCCGGAGATGCCGCAACAGCGAAAGGCCGTCCATTTCCGGCATCATCACGTCCAGCACGATCACGTCGTAATCGTGCGTCAGCGAGGCCTCCAGCCCCTCCCGGCCGTTCGCCGCCACATCCACCGTGTGGCCGTGGTGCTCCAGCGCCCGGCGCACGGACCGGCGCAGGCTTTCGGAATCTTCGGCGTAGAGAACTCTCACGATGCGGAAATACAGGGCGCGAGCCCATCCTGCCGGAAAGCGGGATGGGGCCGCAATATCATCAAGCGATGCGGGGCTTACTTCCCACCTTGCTCCTCGTGATCGTCGTCGTCCTTCTCTTCGTTTTCCTCCTTCTCCTTGCCCTTGGTTTCGCGGGCGATCTCCTTGCCGGAGGCGTCGAACTTCACCTCGACCTCACCGGCCGCGGTTTCGATCTCGGCTTCATAGACGGTGGTTCCCTTCTCGGTGACCTTTTCCACCTTCTCGACCTTGCCTCCGGCGGCGACGGTCTTGATGGCGGCCTGTACTGGTGCGGGAGCGGCATCGGCGGCGATCACCTCCTCCTGGGAAAGGACAGTGCCATCGGCTCCGACGGTGATCTCGTGTTTGTGGCCGGCAGCGGACCACTTCGCCTCAAAGGCGTCGACGCCGTCTTCCTTCTCGGCCTTGATCTGGACCGGCTCGTTGCCAGCGGCGGCGCGGATCGCGGCGGCGACCTTGGCGGGCACCTGATCGAGTGCGAGGCCCTTCTTCTCTTCCTTGGCGGAAAGGATCACCGGCAGGGCGAGACCGGCGAGGATCAGGATGGTTGCGGATTTCTTCATCATGGCGATGTGGATGCGTTTGTGATTTGGCGCGATCCGGATCACTCCGGACCGCACGCACACCCTGCCACCGCCCGCATGATGGAATCATGACGCGGGAGAAATAATTCTCCGGCGCGGCATCAAACCGCCGCCGCCAGCACTTCCTTCGCAGCGCGTTCGCCGGATTCGACGCCGCCGTTCATGAAACCACCGAAATCCGGACTGGTATGCTCGCCAGCGAAGACCAGCGCGCCGCCCAGTTCCTGCGTGGCGGAGGCCGCATAGGCCCAGGTGTATTGACCCACCAGTGTGGCGCTGTAGCTACCTCGGTTCCATTTCACTTTCGGCCAGTTCATCACCGCGCGGTTGCCGTCCCATTGACCCGCGAGGGCCGGGAACACTTTCTCCGCCTCGCCGGGGAAGGCCTTGAGGCGCTCGGCGGTCCAATTCGCCGCCGGAGTGCCGCCGATGAAGTTCGTGAGGATACCGGAGCGGCCTTTCTGACCGCGGCTGGTTTCCCAAAACTGCTGGAACGGCAGGTCGGACACCACCGAGCCGTTGCAATAAAAGTCCCGGCCGCCGCTTTCCTGACGCCAGACGCGCTCCTTCACGCCCCACATCACCTTCACGTTCGCGCCATAGCCGAAGGTGTGAATCGCGCGTTTCTTCTCCGCGCTCAGGCCGAGCGAATCAATGCCCTCCACGTGCCTCAGCACCGTGAACGGGATCGCGCAGATCACATGAGCCGCGTCTTTCACCACGCGCTGGCTGCCGTGGCGGAAGGTGAGGCGCAGCCCGGTCTTCGTGCGCGCAACGGCGGAGAGCTCATGCTCGGAGAACGTCCGCACCTTGCGCTGGATCCTGCCATACACGGCGGTCGGCACGCGGTCGTTGCCGCCTTCGATGCGCATCGATTCATCGCTGGTGCCGAACATCTCGAAACCCTCCTTGGTATCGGTGCCGATGAAGTTCACCAGGTTCAGCGCGCTCTGATGGACGGTGTCCACGCCGTATTCGCAGCAGTAGGCCACATCCAGCATCTCGATGAGCCAGGCCGGGGTATCGTGTCGGGAACCCGCGAGATAGCTCTTCAGGTTGATGCCATCGAGCCGCTTCGCCTTCGCAGTGTATTCCTCCTGCGCATCGGTGAGGCCTTCCGCATCCGCGGCGATGCGCTTCGCCATCGGCTGGAAAGCCGGGATCAGGTCGCGGTCGGTGAAAATTTTCCCGCCGATGTGGTAGAAATCGAGGCCCTTCTCGCCCTTCTTGAGCGGCTGGGTGGAAATGCCGCACTCCTTGGCCAGCTTGATCAACGCCTCATGGTTGGTGTCCACCAGTTCGCCGCCGAGCTCGCAGAACATCCCATCGCGGTTGAAATCGCGCTTGGTGAACATCCGGCCGCCGAAACGCGGCGAGGCCTCGTAGAGTTCGCAATCAACGCCCTGCTGCATCAATCGCAGCGCCGCCGTCAGCCCCGCGATCCCGCCGCCTACGATCACCACCGGTCCACGCAGATTCTTCCCGGCGGGCGGAACGGTGACGCAGCCGGAAAGGGCACCGGCCATCCCCGCCGCACCGAGGGTCTGGAGAAACCCACGGCGGGACCAGTTGCCCTCCCCGGTCGCATTGGCCACATGGGCCTCGCGGAGACAATCGATCAGGGAACGGAAAAGCGGGACACGACCACGGTTCATGATGGTGCGGACTCCATCACATATCTCATTTCCCTAACAGGAAATTCCGTAGTAGCGCGAAGGTCCTCCTTCGCGTGCTGGAAGAGCGCATTCCAGATGATGGGCACCCTCTTCTCAAAAGCTCCGCAAGAAGCACGCCAAGCAGAGCTTGGCTCTACTCGGCGCGACAACTCCGCGATCGTATGGCAAGTGACTCAGATCTCGAACAACGAGGTCACCGACTGCCCGCCGCTGATGCGGCGGATTGCCTCACCCAGCAGCGGGGCAATGCCGACGGCCTTCACCTTCGGCCCTTCGGCCTGCGGCACGGAGTCGGTGGTGATCACTTCCTCGATCACGGAATCGCGGATGCGGTCGTGGCCCAGTTCGCCAAGGACGGCGTGGGAAACGCCGGCGAACACGCGCTTGGCCCCGTTCTTCTGGAGAATCTCGGCGGCGGCGGTAAGCGTGCCGGCGGTTTCCGTCATGTCATCCACCAGCAGCACGTCTCGCCCCTCCACCTCGCCGATCACATTCATCGCCTCCACGCGGGTGGCGGAGATGCGGTGCTTCGCCACGATCGCGAGATCGGCACCGAGGGCGTCCGCATAGGCGCGGGCCATCTTCACGCCGCCCACGTCCGGGGACACGACGGTGAGATTGGAAGTGTCCGGATGACGCTCGCGGAGGTAGCCGATGAGCGCGGACTTCGCGTACAGATGATCCACCGGAATGTCGAAGAAGCCCTGGATCTGCGGCGCATGGAGATCCATGGTCAGCACCCGGTTCACGCCGGCGGAGGTGAGCAGGTTCGCCACCAACTTCGCGGTGATCGGCACGCGCGGCTGGTCCTTCCGGTCCTGGCGGGCGTAGCCGAAAAAGGGCATCACGGCGGTGATCCGCTCCGCGCTGGCGCGGCGGGCGGCGTCCACCATGATCAGCAGTTCCATGATGTTGTGGTTCGTCGGCGGGCAGGACGGCTGGATGATGAAGACGTCCTCTCCACGGATGTTCTCGTTGATTTTGACGAAAGTTTCACCGTCCGGAAAGGCGGTAACATGAACATCGGCAAGAGGTTGTCCGAGGACGTCTGCGATGCGTTCTGCAAGGGCCCGGTGGGCGGTTCCACTGATGATTTTCATGGGACGGAGCTGCGGCGGCGATTGTTGACAGCGGGGGGCGGGTCGGCAACTCTTTGCAACGCCACGGCGAAAATGAGTTCGCCGACCTCCGACCATGAACCCGAGCGAAGAAGGTTCCCTCACGCCCGCGACACAGCCCGAAAGCCGGGACAACGTGATCGCCTGGGTGGGTTTGGCCTTGGTGATCGGGTTCTTTTACTTCGGCCTCCATCACTACGGGCCGGGCCGGGCGGAGTTCGTGGTGCAGACATGGACTCGTGCTTGGAACAAAGAGAGCGATTTCGAACACGGTGTCATCTTCCCCTTCCTCCTGGCCGGACTGCTGTTCTGGCGGCGGAAGGAAATCCTCGCTGCCCGCGGACCGGGTGAATGGCTCGGTTTGATCCCGGCGGTTTTCGGCGCGCTGCTGTTCCTGCTTTCCTACCGCACCATCCAGTGGCGCGTGGCCATCATCGGCCTGCCCTTCCTGCTCACCGGCTCCGTGTGGTACCTGTGGGGTCGCCGTGCCGCCTGGCTGCTGGCGTTTCCGCTGTTCCTGATCTGGCTGGCCATTCCGGTGGGATTCCTGCAGCAGGCCACCGGCGGTCTCCAGCTCATCGCCACCCGGCTCGCCCATGTGGGAGCCTCGCTGTTCGGCGTGCCCACCACGATCATGGGCAACAAACTGATCATGGCGGATGGCGCGGGCTTCGATGTCGATGAAGGTTGCTCCGGCATCCGTTCGCTGTGGGCGCTGATGCTCATCGCCGCCGCCTGGACCTACGTCGCCCGCATTCCGCTGTGGAAGCGGGTGCTGTTGTTCCTCAGCGCCTTCCCCATCGCCATCATCGGCAATGCCCTGCGGCTCATTTCGATTTTCATCATCGCCAAATTCAGCGGCACCCATTTCGCCGGAGGCACGTGGCATGATTGGTCGCCGCTGGTGTTCTTCTATCCCTTCTCCCTGTTCCTGCTGCTGACCGTCCACTCGATTCTCGAAGGCGGTCTGCCATGGAGGAAGCATAACCGCCGCGAGGTCCGCCGTACCGTGGTGACCCGCAATACCGTCGCGAGAACCCAGACGCCATGATCCGCCCTCTGATTCTCCCGGTCGTGCTCGCCGCTTTGATGAGCGGAATCTTCTTCCTGCCCACCTCGGGCACGGTGGCGGAGTCTGCGATTTCCTTGAAGCTGCCCGCCGGCATGGACGACTGGGACTTCAACATCATCCAGGCCAGCCAGAAGGAAGTGGATATTCTCGCGAAGGATACCGACTTCAGCAAAGCCGTCTGTGTCGCCCCCGTTCCGAACGCCTACACCAATCAGGGCGATCCGATCGACCAGCGCGTCGATCTCTCCATCGTGCTTTCGGGTTCCGACATCAACAACTCGATCCACCGCCCGGAACGCTGCATGCCCGCCCAGGGCCACCAGATCTACGAGGCGAAGTCCGACGTGCTCACGACTCCGGGCGGCCGCACCCTGCCGGTGCGTGAACTGGCCTCGGTGCAGAATCTTCCGCTGGATGAAAAGGGGGAGAAGAGCGTCTCCTTCCACTGCGTCACCTACTACTTCTTCGTCGGTCAGAATGAGATCACCGAAGACCACCTGAAGCGCACGCTCATCGACATGCGTGATCGCGTCCTCCATGGCCAGGACCAGCGCTGGGCCTACGTTTCGGTATCGATGTGGTTCAGCGAGGAAGGGAAGTCCAACGGCTTCCGCGATCCGAGCGGACGGGCGGTCGTGTTTCCTTCACGGGAAGACGCGGAAAAGAAAATCCGCCAGTTCCTGGGGAAGCTGGCGGATCGCAACATCAACTGGCAACAGATCGCCAGCCGCTGAATTCAGCGGAAATGTTCAGGGAGACGGCGGCACCGCATCCGGGGCCGGAGTGTAGCGGGCGTCCTCCAGCCACTTGATGAAGTTCCTCACGCGCGCGAGTTCGATTCCTTCCGGCGACTGCTCGGGGAACCAGCAATGCTTCAGGCTGACCTCCATCTGGTTCCTGGCTTCGATCGCCCACGCCAGTGCCTCAGCCGTCCGGCGGGCGTGAAACAAGGCATTGGCCTGCCGGAATGAATGGCTGCCGTAGGCAAAACGGGCACGATAATAGATCTCCCGGAGATCCAACAGCGGCAGCAGCACCCGGTATTGCTCCTCGGCGGCGGGAAACTGGCCGAACTCATCCAGCACGCGGGCCATGCTGAGACGGGCCGCGTAATCGTGGGGATTCCGGCTGACCGCGATCTGCAAGTGCCGGTAGGCCTTGTCCGCCCACTCGCCGGAAGCGGGTGGAGCTTCCGATTCCGACATCCTGGCCGCCATCCCCGCCGCATCACGATCCAAGCGGGAGTCCGGTCGGATTTCCGCCGCCCGTGACAGCGCGG belongs to Luteolibacter ambystomatis and includes:
- the rpsF gene encoding 30S ribosomal protein S6; the protein is MSRKYEGLIILNTKGVEGSVDETVASVAKELETEGAKVGEIKQIGRRKFAYESKHLDAGHYVTYVFTAEPAAISKIQARLTLNSKVHVQHYQRVA
- the pth gene encoding aminoacyl-tRNA hydrolase, translating into MDPFTLIVGLGNPGRQYEGTRHNVGFMVLDRLAAKSGVAFESKPKWQSHLAKLPDGTLLLKPQSFMNLSGRPVQQILAFHKWTPDRILVVYDDAAIPLGTLRFREKGSHGGHNGIRSLIQQLGTDAFPRLKFGIGGSEQGEMVGHVLGNFRLEERPLLENTLDSAVEAVQVARSQGVASAANRFNTRSNTPPSP
- a CDS encoding 50S ribosomal protein L25, producing the protein MATKQTLKAAPRARTGSGRLNQMRKEGWLPSVIYGRNTENVNLKVDAKTFAELLAHSTSDNILINLDVEGQGVRLAFLQSIQHDAISGAALHADFLAIDEKTEITAHIPVHLNGEPAGVKAGGVVEQYIHTLEIVCLPNDLPDTIEVDVTALGVGASLHISELGLPKGVKATHGGDVVVAHVGVPGAGLEETPAA
- a CDS encoding ATP-binding protein, with the protein product MNSLKGTLTLRLLLGGIVLLGLAGVAFHWQMRRALTEEFDAALRLTAQSLQAFVEEKGETLKMDSDVDEMPQFNVRRGNTVFLLRRADGQEIRRSLSLGKETLPMAGGTTKEPVYFETKLGDGRKLRCIGYRLEAGHEHEEESGHPGREALLVVGRVRTPLEHTLRELRNSLWIAGGVTLAGMAGLLIWGVRRGLRPLDELVTEISGVTASSLATRFPVEPLPAELQPIAGRLNELLERLAAVFEREKSFTANVAHELRTPLAELRALAEVNLMAPPETADEQAAGWQEVRTVSGRMESLALRLLELARSEEPGRLVRREPVGIPALVDVVWQRHAAAAGGRGITCQREIPAGLVWESDPVLLDLIFTNLIGNAVHHALVDSMVRITADALSIRFANAAPGLTAVDLPNLFERFWKKDAARSDGRRHGLGLALARETAGLLGGTLEARLTGDGVIEFRLVAASSDPE
- a CDS encoding response regulator transcription factor yields the protein MRVLYAEDSESLRRSVRRALEHHGHTVDVAANGREGLEASLTHDYDVIVLDVMMPEMDGLSLLRHLRKDGGQAHVLLLTARDTIEDRVRGLREGADDYLVKPFALQELLARVEALGRRRHGMTQPVLALGPLELDFAARRVTLHGAAVELTAREWKLLECLARRRDQVVPRSEIEEQIYDDKVEPMSNVVDTAIYGLRRKIGSGFIHTRRGLGYVLSAP
- a CDS encoding PepSY domain-containing protein, whose translation is MMKKSATILILAGLALPVILSAKEEKKGLALDQVPAKVAAAIRAAAGNEPVQIKAEKEDGVDAFEAKWSAAGHKHEITVGADGTVLSQEEVIAADAAPAPVQAAIKTVAAGGKVEKVEKVTEKGTTVYEAEIETAAGEVEVKFDASGKEIARETKGKEKEENEEKDDDDHEEQGGK
- a CDS encoding flavin monoamine oxidase family protein translates to MNRGRVPLFRSLIDCLREAHVANATGEGNWSRRGFLQTLGAAGMAGALSGCVTVPPAGKNLRGPVVIVGGGIAGLTAALRLMQQGVDCELYEASPRFGGRMFTKRDFNRDGMFCELGGELVDTNHEALIKLAKECGISTQPLKKGEKGLDFYHIGGKIFTDRDLIPAFQPMAKRIAADAEGLTDAQEEYTAKAKRLDGINLKSYLAGSRHDTPAWLIEMLDVAYCCEYGVDTVHQSALNLVNFIGTDTKEGFEMFGTSDESMRIEGGNDRVPTAVYGRIQRKVRTFSEHELSAVARTKTGLRLTFRHGSQRVVKDAAHVICAIPFTVLRHVEGIDSLGLSAEKKRAIHTFGYGANVKVMWGVKERVWRQESGGRDFYCNGSVVSDLPFQQFWETSRGQKGRSGILTNFIGGTPAANWTAERLKAFPGEAEKVFPALAGQWDGNRAVMNWPKVKWNRGSYSATLVGQYTWAYAASATQELGGALVFAGEHTSPDFGGFMNGGVESGERAAKEVLAAAV
- a CDS encoding ribose-phosphate diphosphokinase — its product is MKIISGTAHRALAERIADVLGQPLADVHVTAFPDGETFVKINENIRGEDVFIIQPSCPPTNHNIMELLIMVDAARRASAERITAVMPFFGYARQDRKDQPRVPITAKLVANLLTSAGVNRVLTMDLHAPQIQGFFDIPVDHLYAKSALIGYLRERHPDTSNLTVVSPDVGGVKMARAYADALGADLAIVAKHRISATRVEAMNVIGEVEGRDVLLVDDMTETAGTLTAAAEILQKNGAKRVFAGVSHAVLGELGHDRIRDSVIEEVITTDSVPQAEGPKVKAVGIAPLLGEAIRRISGGQSVTSLFEI
- a CDS encoding exosortase/archaeosortase family protein, whose translation is MNPSEEGSLTPATQPESRDNVIAWVGLALVIGFFYFGLHHYGPGRAEFVVQTWTRAWNKESDFEHGVIFPFLLAGLLFWRRKEILAARGPGEWLGLIPAVFGALLFLLSYRTIQWRVAIIGLPFLLTGSVWYLWGRRAAWLLAFPLFLIWLAIPVGFLQQATGGLQLIATRLAHVGASLFGVPTTIMGNKLIMADGAGFDVDEGCSGIRSLWALMLIAAAWTYVARIPLWKRVLLFLSAFPIAIIGNALRLISIFIIAKFSGTHFAGGTWHDWSPLVFFYPFSLFLLLTVHSILEGGLPWRKHNRREVRRTVVTRNTVARTQTP
- a CDS encoding exosortase-associated EpsI family protein, coding for MIRPLILPVVLAALMSGIFFLPTSGTVAESAISLKLPAGMDDWDFNIIQASQKEVDILAKDTDFSKAVCVAPVPNAYTNQGDPIDQRVDLSIVLSGSDINNSIHRPERCMPAQGHQIYEAKSDVLTTPGGRTLPVRELASVQNLPLDEKGEKSVSFHCVTYYFFVGQNEITEDHLKRTLIDMRDRVLHGQDQRWAYVSVSMWFSEEGKSNGFRDPSGRAVVFPSREDAEKKIRQFLGKLADRNINWQQIASR